The proteins below are encoded in one region of Pempheris klunzingeri isolate RE-2024b unplaced genomic scaffold, fPemKlu1.hap1 Scaffold_154, whole genome shotgun sequence:
- the cd59a gene encoding CD59 glycoprotein: MKCSLGICLLICCALVGLGSAIRCYSCKDYTASCSKQRDCSYDDACLTLNERGGMTYRQCLKYSDCEYSRLAQMFPQVSSFTFKCCNSDLCNSAPSSAASSVIGLLASLAVMWWCIH; this comes from the exons ATGAAGTGCTCCCTGGGGATCTGCCTGCTGATCTGCTGCGCTCTGGTCGGCCTGG gatCGGCCATCAGGTGTTACAGCTGTAAGGACTACACTGCCAGCTGCTCCAAACAACGAGACTGCAGCTACGACGACGCCTGTCTCACTCTCAACGAGAGAG GTGGAATGACGTACCGTCAGTGTCTGAAGTATTCAGACTGTGAGTACAGTCGCCTAGCCCAGATGTTCCCCCAG GTTTCCAGTTTTACCTTCAAGTGCTGCAACTCTGACCTGTGTAACTCCGCCCCCTCCTCTGCAGCGAGCTCCGTGATTGGTCTGCTGGCCTCATTGGCTGTCATGTGGTGGTGCATCCACTGA
- the dytn gene encoding dystrotelin: MDLESIEGLNEIRPSVYRVAVKILSLQKLCHMDVVCVRHIMAAFHSVPQDVRLNRQEVTRSLNKMFHSSSQEVPGHVTVEAPEETSGLMFRLYDRGQTGSVSAGSLQTALIVLSTETLLLKYKALLRVIQSNSGSVSRSGLRSLLQDLSQVPAAVQEEGVFGGVEAAVRSCFNGVLTPTAGGEHVLSWLQSEPRLLLWIPTLYRLSVSQNISHSVRCHTCKTAPITGLRYRCMKCVNVHLCQSCFLTDRQTKKHKTHHPVLEFCTQPTWMESLSSLVHSARHILLPRRYTQREAARKRALMWAEPGETQHSAPPPSDPPTRLVASAVSHSPSSVSRDASVRPPSCSLYSKALQTDEDTPTHQAEASALLTEVRNLQRDKWLLEQQLQAWRLTVQSEHSVLEDRCSQMEVTMETLREHNLRLQGVLSQAVNKMETQQHAYNTPQSAENTENTERENVTPSSDTERNTEEEDEEEELLKTEYEWSEGQRQTPSPTIHQDTPPSHDFHSEEEEPADRRFLCCPIRQQDGSQEDNTCVSDGEEEDCGTCSPEELLQETVDRLKTVMGTDRWTERKTGERKGAELVEAADQVGDSIHHLVDAVTSNSG, translated from the exons ATGGATCTGGAAAGCATCG AGGGACTGAATGAAATCCGTCCTTCTGTCTATCGAGTAGCTGTGAAGATTCTTTCTTTGCAGAAACTCTGCCACA tgGACGTCGTGTGTGTCCGACACATCATGGCCGCCTTCCACTCGGTGCCACAGGATGTGAGGTtgaacagacaggaagtgacccGCTCTCTGAACAAGATGTTCCATAGCTCGTCACAGGAAGTAccaggtcatgtgactgtggAGGCTCCAGAGGAGACGAGTGGTCTGATGTTCAGACTGTACGACCG GGGTCAGACGGGTTCTGTATCGGCTGGTTCTCTTCAAACTGCTCTGATCGTTCTGTCGACAGaaactctgctgctgaaatACAAAG CTCTGTTGAGGGTCATACAGTCCAATTCAGGATCAGTCAGTAGGTCTGGACTCAGATCTTTACTGCAGGACCTCAGCCAG GTTCCTGCAGCCGTGCAGGAAGAAGGAGTTTTCGGGGGCGTGGAGGCGGCAGTGAGGTCGTGTTTTAACGGG gtgttgACCCCGACTGCAGGTGGAGAGCACGTATTGTCATGGCTGCAGAGCGAGCCGCGCCTGTTGCTATGGATACCCACGCTGTATCGTTTGTCCGTCAGTCAGAACATCAGTCACAGCGTCCGTTGCCACACCTGCAAGACTGCCCCCATCACTGGACTCAG gtatCGCTGTATGAAGTGTGTGAACGTCCACTTGTGTCAGAGCTGCTTCCTGACCGACAGACAGACGAAGAAACACAAAACTCATCATCCAGTGCTCGAGTTCTGCACACAG CCCACCTGGATGGAGTCTTTGTCGTCATTGGTGCACAGCGCTCGCCACATCCTGTTGCCACGGCGATACACTCAGAGAGAGGCTGCCAGGAAGAGGGCCTTGATGTGGGCGGAGCCAGGGGAGACTCAGCACAG TGCCCCGCCTCCCTCCGATCCCCCAACACGATTGGTTgcctcagctgtcagtcacagcccGTCATCGGTTTCCCGTGATGCATCAGTGCGTCCTCCTTCCTGCTCGCTCTACTCCAAAGCTCTGCAGACTGACGAGGACACGCCCACTCATCAG GCGGAGGCGTCGGCTCTGTTGACTGAAGTCAgaaacctgcagagagacaaatG GCtgttggagcagcagctgcaggcgtGGAGGCTCACCGTCCAATCAGAGCACAGCGTCCTAGAGGACAGGTGCTCCCAGATGGAGGTTACCATGGAAACGCTGAGAGAGCACAATCTCCGTCTGCAGGGCGTGCTctcacag GCTGTGAACAAGATGGAGACTCAACAACATGCCTACAACACACCACAAAGCGCTGAGAACACGGAAAACACGGAGAGAGAGAACGTTACACCATCGTCTGACACAGAGAGGAAtacagaagaggaagatgaggaagaagagctgCTGAAGACAGAGTATGAGTGGAGTGAGGGCCAACGACAAACTCCGTCTCCCACAATACACCAGGACACGCCTCCATCACATGACTTCCACTCTGAAGAGGAGGAACCTGCAGACCGCAGGTTTCTCTGTTGTCCAATAAGACAACAGGATGGTTCACAGGAAGACAACACCTGTGTTTCTGACGGAGAAGAAGAGGATTGTGGGACATGTAgtccagaggagctgctgcaggagactGTAGACAGACTGAAGACTGTGAtggggacagacaggtggacagagagaaagacag GTGAGAGGAAGGGGGCGGAGCTCGTGGAGGCAGCAGACCAGGTGGGAGACTCAATACACCACCTGGTGGACGCTGTGACATCAAACAGCGGATGA